The Miscanthus floridulus cultivar M001 chromosome 7, ASM1932011v1, whole genome shotgun sequence genome includes a region encoding these proteins:
- the LOC136464302 gene encoding putative transcription factor bHLH086, with the protein MALVRKHGGYGGFDSAEAAAFDALGYGYGHGALLGFDASAALFGEGASAYASDAGDAWTGTGASTVLAFNGTTPAAAAAVVEEEEEESDAWIDAMDQSYGAAAAPEAPHALTASVGFDASTGCFTLTEGASSSGGAGRPFGLLFPSASSGGGGTPERTTAPVRAPQKRTYVSAEPQAVSPKKHCGAGRKASKAKSASTTPTKDPQSLAAKNRRERISERLRTLQELVPNGTKVDLVTMLEKAISYVKFLELQVKVLATDEFWPAQGGKAPEISQVREALDAILSSASQREQLN; encoded by the exons atggcgttggtgaggaagcacgGTGGGTACGGAGGCTTCGACAGCGCCGAGGCGGCGGCCTTCGACGCGCTCGGCTACGGCTACGGCCACGGCGCGCTGCTGGGCTTTGACGCGTCGGCGGCGCTGTTCGGGGAAGGGGCATCCGCTTATGCGTCGGATGCCGGGGACGCCTGGACGGGCACCGGGGCGTCGACCGTTCTGGCGTTCAACGGCACCAcgccagcagcggcggcggctgtggttgaggaggaggaggaggagagcgacGCGTGGATCGACGCCATGGACCAGAGCTACGGCGCCGCCGCGGCGCCAGAGGCGCCCCACGCGCTGACGGCCTCCGTGGGTTTCGACGCCTCCACAGGGTGCTTCACCCTGACGGAGGGGGCGTCGTCGTCCGGCGGAGCGGGGCGCCCGTTCGGGCTGCTGTTCCCGAGCGCGTCGTCGGGCGGGGGCGGCACGCCCGAGCGCACGACGGCGCCGGTGCGCGCCCCGCAGAAACGGACCTACGTG AGTGCGGAGCCGCAGGCCGTGAGCCCCAAGAAGCACTGCGGCGCGGGCAGGAAGGCGAGCAAGGCCAAGTCGGCGTCCACAACCCCAACCAAGGACCCCCAGAGCCTCGCGGCCAAG AATCGGCGTGAGCGGATCAGCGAGCGGCTGCGGACGCTGCAGGAGCTGGTGCCCAACGGCACCAAGGTCGACCTGGTCACCATGCTCGAGAAGGCCATCAGCTACGTCAAGTTCCTCGAGTTGCAAGTCAAG GTTCTTGCAACAGACGAATTCTGGCCGGCGCAGGGAGGGAAGGCGCCGGAGATCTCCCAAGTGAGGGAGGCGCTCGACGCCATCTTGTCGTCGGCGTCTCAGAGGGAGCAGCTGAATTAG